In bacterium 336/3, the following proteins share a genomic window:
- a CDS encoding 30S ribosomal protein S7 encodes MRKAKPKKRYVLPDPKFKDTLVTKFVNSLMYDGKKSIAYTIFYDAIDMVAEKTKEDGLEVWRKALNNVMPSVEVRSRRVGGATFQVPTEVRPDRKTSLGIKWLIKYARMRNDKTMKECLSSEIIAAAKGEGAAVKKKDDTHRMAEANKAFSHFKF; translated from the coding sequence ATGAGAAAAGCAAAACCTAAAAAAAGATACGTATTACCTGATCCTAAATTTAAGGATACTCTGGTAACCAAGTTTGTAAATAGCTTGATGTACGATGGCAAGAAAAGTATTGCCTATACTATATTTTATGATGCCATTGATATGGTAGCTGAAAAAACAAAAGAAGATGGCTTAGAAGTTTGGAGAAAAGCATTAAACAATGTAATGCCTAGTGTAGAAGTAAGAAGCCGTAGAGTGGGTGGTGCTACTTTTCAAGTACCTACAGAAGTTCGCCCTGATCGTAAAACTTCTTTAGGCATCAAATGGCTTATCAAATATGCTCGTATGCGTAACGATAAAACCATGAAAGAATGTTTATCAAGTGAAATTATAGCAGCTGCTAAAGGTGAAGGTGCTGCTGTGAAGAAGAAAGATGATACTCACAGAATGGCAGAAGCTAACAAAGCATTCTCTCATTTTAAATTCTAA
- a CDS encoding 30S ribosomal protein S12 has translation MPTIQQLVRKGREVKKAKSKSPALDACPQKRGVCTKVYTTTPKKPNSALRKVAKVRLSNQQEVIAYIPGEGHNLQEHSIVLIRGGRVKDLPGVRYHIVRGALDTAGVANRRQRRSKYGAKRPKPGQVAATGKGKPAGKKK, from the coding sequence ATGCCTACTATACAGCAACTAGTAAGAAAAGGAAGGGAAGTAAAGAAAGCGAAATCCAAGTCGCCTGCTCTTGATGCTTGCCCTCAAAAGCGTGGCGTATGTACAAAGGTATATACTACTACGCCTAAAAAGCCAAATTCGGCTTTGCGTAAAGTAGCCAAAGTACGCTTGTCTAACCAACAAGAAGTAATTGCCTACATTCCAGGTGAAGGTCATAATCTTCAAGAACACTCAATCGTTTTGATTCGTGGTGGTCGTGTGAAAGATTTACCTGGTGTTCGTTATCACATTGTACGTGGTGCATTAGACACTGCTGGTGTGGCAAATCGTCGCCAACGCCGTTCTAAATATGGTGCAAAACGCCCTAAACCAGGACAGGTAGCTGCGACTGGAAAAGGCAAACCCGCAGGTAAGAAAAAATAA
- a CDS encoding chromosome segregation protein SMC, whose product MLLTKLEIKGFKSFGDKVVINFDEGVTGIVGQNGCGKSNVVDAIRWVLGEQKTKALRSDKMENIIFNGTRKRKPLHLAEVSLTFKNTKNIIATEYSEVTITRRLYRSGDSEYLLNGVTCRLKDITNLFLDTGIGSDSYAIIELKMVDEILNDKENSRRNLFEEAAGISKFKVRKKETLKKLEDADQDLARVEDLLFELDKQLKTLEKQAKRTEKYFQTKEQYKLASIEFAKKSISDKRELMLHLAGQLNQETDLKINLQKQILEKEAFLEKEKTDLILKEKTVSSRQKSVNEFINEIRQYENEKKIKNERVKMLGEKRLSLIEQIIQDKEREQEFTHQISNLQIERTSAEKMMRESWIELETIKAEYEAQQQKTLALQHENKDLIQNLNTKQQQVFSLTKSYEIKQAQIVGLEQELVKSKSESTQRNEDLALYEEQLADCREELQELRDGLERLQTDENDLQSRLQDLLDENDSLKEILIAKNRTLDAKKNEYNLTKSLVENLEGFPDAIKFLKKNPDFDANTPLLSDIFTCADVYKPAVEAFLDNLLGYYVLETSQQALGAIDLLFNAKKGKANFFVLENLKNTKANTSKISGAEALMDIVEFDKKYLNLFTYLFQNVFVAEESELKNLQKKNPEAVFVAKNAKIISRNASISGGSVGAFEGKTIGRTKQLEILKTEIETLESEIQDIKEQTEAKQAEIQELKNASYKDEIRETQVLFNKKNEQFISLRTRTEQLQSLIENTGEKSEDLENKLEKAKEELKNLQPEIENLERELKILQENNHAQAEFLAKENDLLSQKSGVFNQQNLRYHQQENRVQSIEQEMKFNESGVENLRNRLQKNNEELSRVSIEIEGLEEIAESQDDSLVDMYKQKDDMEKGLNEAEKEYYAARGNIDREEKEVRELQRKRENLDSLASEIQNKINDTKLAFASTKERLSVEFNVDLDVLMNEENLQISEKTEEELRAEVQRFKNVLDTIGAINPMAMEAYQEISERNNFILAQKDDLVKAKNSLLETIHEIDTVAKENFLTTFAAIRQHFQTVFRSLFTEEDTCDLILVNPDNPLESPIDIIAKPKGKRPLTINQLSGGEKTLTATSLLFAIYLIKPAPFCIFDEVDAPLDDANVDKFTKIIRRFSEQSQFIIVTHNKRTMAATDIMYGVTMFPEDPGVSKLVPVDLRNLQEEFASN is encoded by the coding sequence ATGTTATTAACCAAGTTAGAAATCAAGGGCTTCAAGAGTTTTGGAGATAAAGTTGTTATCAATTTTGATGAAGGGGTAACAGGTATTGTAGGGCAAAATGGTTGTGGGAAGTCGAATGTAGTGGATGCGATTCGTTGGGTGCTTGGCGAGCAAAAAACAAAAGCCTTGCGTTCTGACAAAATGGAAAATATCATTTTCAACGGTACACGCAAACGTAAGCCTTTGCATTTGGCAGAAGTTTCTCTAACATTTAAAAATACAAAAAATATTATTGCTACAGAATATTCTGAGGTAACCATTACACGCCGTTTGTATCGCTCTGGTGATAGTGAATATTTACTCAATGGGGTTACATGTAGGCTGAAAGACATTACCAATCTTTTTTTAGATACAGGTATTGGTTCAGATAGTTATGCCATTATTGAACTTAAAATGGTAGATGAAATTCTGAATGACAAAGAAAATTCTCGTAGAAATCTATTTGAAGAAGCTGCTGGTATTTCAAAATTTAAAGTTCGTAAAAAAGAAACTCTTAAAAAACTTGAAGATGCCGACCAAGATCTGGCTCGTGTAGAAGACTTATTATTTGAACTTGATAAGCAACTCAAAACGCTTGAAAAACAGGCAAAGAGAACTGAAAAATATTTTCAAACCAAAGAACAATACAAATTAGCAAGCATTGAGTTTGCTAAAAAAAGCATCAGCGATAAACGTGAATTGATGTTACATTTAGCTGGGCAACTCAATCAGGAAACAGATTTAAAAATCAATTTACAAAAGCAAATTCTTGAAAAAGAGGCTTTTTTGGAAAAAGAAAAAACTGATTTAATTCTAAAAGAAAAAACGGTTTCTTCTCGTCAAAAATCTGTCAATGAGTTTATCAACGAAATCAGACAATACGAAAACGAAAAGAAAATCAAGAATGAACGAGTGAAAATGCTTGGGGAAAAAAGGCTATCACTCATAGAACAGATTATTCAGGATAAAGAACGTGAACAAGAGTTTACACATCAAATCAGTAATTTACAGATAGAACGTACTTCTGCTGAAAAAATGATGCGTGAATCGTGGATTGAGCTTGAAACTATCAAGGCTGAATATGAAGCTCAACAACAAAAAACACTAGCATTACAACACGAAAACAAAGACCTTATACAAAACCTGAACACCAAGCAACAGCAAGTTTTTTCCTTAACTAAAAGTTATGAGATTAAGCAGGCTCAAATTGTAGGCTTGGAACAAGAACTTGTTAAAAGTAAATCAGAAAGTACCCAAAGAAACGAAGATTTAGCTTTATACGAAGAACAATTAGCAGATTGTAGAGAAGAATTACAGGAACTCAGAGATGGGCTTGAACGCCTCCAAACAGACGAAAACGATTTACAAAGTCGTTTACAAGATTTATTAGATGAAAATGATAGTCTTAAAGAAATCTTGATTGCTAAAAATAGAACACTAGATGCTAAAAAGAACGAATACAATTTAACAAAATCATTGGTAGAAAACTTAGAAGGCTTTCCTGATGCCATTAAGTTTTTAAAGAAAAATCCAGATTTTGATGCCAATACGCCTTTACTTTCTGACATTTTTACTTGTGCTGATGTTTATAAACCAGCCGTAGAAGCATTCTTAGATAATCTTTTGGGTTATTATGTTCTTGAAACGAGCCAGCAAGCTTTAGGAGCTATTGATTTGCTTTTCAATGCTAAAAAAGGAAAAGCAAATTTCTTTGTTTTAGAAAACTTAAAAAATACAAAAGCTAACACTTCCAAAATTTCAGGAGCAGAAGCTCTCATGGATATTGTGGAATTTGACAAAAAGTACCTAAACCTTTTTACTTATCTATTTCAAAATGTTTTTGTAGCTGAAGAGTCTGAGTTGAAAAATCTTCAAAAGAAAAACCCAGAAGCTGTTTTTGTTGCTAAAAACGCAAAAATTATCAGCAGAAATGCAAGTATTTCTGGAGGTTCAGTAGGTGCTTTTGAGGGTAAAACCATTGGAAGAACCAAACAACTTGAGATTCTTAAAACTGAAATTGAAACATTAGAGTCTGAAATACAAGATATTAAAGAACAAACTGAAGCTAAACAAGCAGAAATTCAGGAACTCAAAAATGCTTCGTACAAAGATGAAATCAGAGAAACACAAGTGCTTTTCAATAAGAAAAACGAACAGTTTATTTCGCTTCGTACCCGTACCGAACAACTCCAAAGCTTGATTGAAAACACTGGAGAAAAAAGTGAAGATTTGGAAAATAAATTAGAAAAAGCCAAAGAAGAGCTTAAAAATTTACAACCTGAAATAGAAAATCTTGAGAGAGAACTCAAGATTTTACAAGAAAATAATCATGCTCAAGCTGAGTTTTTAGCCAAAGAAAATGATTTACTTTCACAGAAATCAGGAGTTTTTAATCAGCAAAATTTGCGTTACCATCAACAAGAAAACCGTGTTCAGAGTATCGAACAGGAAATGAAATTCAATGAAAGTGGTGTAGAAAATTTGAGAAATCGTTTGCAAAAAAACAACGAAGAACTTTCAAGAGTAAGTATTGAAATAGAAGGACTTGAAGAAATTGCTGAAAGCCAAGATGACAGCCTTGTAGATATGTACAAGCAAAAAGATGACATGGAAAAAGGCCTAAACGAGGCAGAAAAAGAATATTATGCAGCCAGAGGAAATATAGACAGAGAAGAAAAAGAAGTTCGAGAACTCCAACGTAAACGTGAAAATCTGGACTCTTTGGCTTCTGAAATTCAGAATAAAATCAATGATACCAAACTTGCTTTTGCAAGTACAAAAGAACGCCTTTCTGTGGAGTTTAATGTGGATTTAGATGTTCTGATGAATGAAGAAAACCTTCAAATTTCTGAAAAAACAGAAGAAGAACTCAGAGCAGAAGTACAGCGTTTCAAAAATGTTTTGGATACCATTGGAGCTATCAACCCAATGGCTATGGAGGCATACCAAGAAATCAGTGAAAGAAATAATTTTATTTTAGCTCAAAAAGATGATTTAGTAAAAGCTAAAAACTCTCTTCTTGAAACCATCCATGAAATTGATACAGTAGCCAAAGAAAACTTCCTGACTACGTTTGCAGCCATCAGACAACACTTTCAGACAGTTTTCAGGTCTTTGTTTACAGAAGAAGACACCTGCGATTTGATACTCGTAAACCCTGATAATCCACTCGAAAGCCCCATTGATATTATTGCCAAACCCAAAGGAAAACGCCCTTTGACCATCAATCAGCTTTCAGGAGGAGAAAAAACGCTGACAGCGACCTCTCTCCTATTTGCCATTTATCTGATTAAGCCTGCCCCCTTCTGTATTTTTGATGAGGTAGATGCTCCATTGGATGATGCGAATGTAGATAAATTTACAAAAATTATTCGTAGATTTTCGGAGCAATCTCAGTTTATCATTGTGACCCACAACAAACGAACCATGGCAGCAACGGATATTATGTATGGTGTAACCATGTTCCCTGAAGACCCTGGTGTTTCCAAACTTGTACCTGTAGATTTACGCAATCTGCAAGAAGAGTTTGCAAGTAATTAG
- a CDS encoding lysine decarboxylase: MKVCVYCASSNKIDNAYFEATEKLAKELVKQNIEVVYGGGGTGLMGKLADVVLENSGKIKGIMPKFMNEVEWGHKQVTDFEYTETMHERKAKFLEGIDGIITLAGGTGTLEEVLEAITLKKLGIFTKPIVILNTKGYYDPLKTMLERCVEENFMGAVHLKMFDFVNEPEEVIPAIQNAMPWDKDAIHFAAIK; the protein is encoded by the coding sequence ATGAAAGTCTGTGTTTACTGTGCGTCCAGCAATAAAATTGACAATGCTTATTTTGAAGCAACCGAAAAACTTGCCAAAGAACTCGTAAAACAAAATATTGAGGTGGTTTATGGCGGTGGTGGAACGGGATTGATGGGCAAACTCGCTGATGTAGTCCTTGAAAATAGTGGAAAAATAAAAGGGATTATGCCCAAATTTATGAATGAGGTAGAATGGGGACACAAACAAGTAACAGATTTTGAATATACCGAAACCATGCACGAACGCAAAGCCAAGTTTTTAGAGGGTATTGATGGAATCATTACGTTGGCTGGTGGTACAGGTACTCTAGAAGAAGTTTTAGAAGCCATTACTCTCAAAAAATTAGGCATTTTCACAAAACCAATTGTCATTTTAAATACAAAAGGCTACTACGACCCTCTCAAAACCATGCTTGAGCGTTGTGTGGAGGAAAACTTCATGGGTGCTGTACATCTCAAAATGTTCGATTTTGTAAATGAACCCGAAGAAGTGATTCCAGCCATTCAAAATGCTATGCCTTGGGATAAAGATGCTATCCATTTTGCTGCTATCAAGTAA
- a CDS encoding peptidase C1, with protein sequence MNKQNRIGGYRAGGSSNNAKKKSSKKFTNEELPPIVDLRKFMTSVEEQVGNSCVANAFAGAYEYLAKRHLGDSGDVSRLFIYYNARAAEEMQDEDCGSIMSHAIEGLKEYGACAEDVWPNNEDMIIESPPDEAYEHAARFTIEEAEYIETDLDLWRHTLAEGYPIAFALNTFESFDEANQNKGKVPMPKKTDNVRETHGWHAMLCVGYSDKDKMFIVRNSWGEQWGDRGYCYIPYAYMIHQEYNGHDSWIIKSVSDLEFSSDIWVEDEGSYLAEEGAFVLYDFYITCEDPEDFAAQLENLCLEYVESEEDFYFDYEYDETSLEISNFEINTEALDDFIADLEQLCEEYAIDGEYNFTYDGAEEE encoded by the coding sequence ATGAACAAACAGAATAGAATTGGAGGTTACAGAGCTGGTGGCTCTTCCAACAATGCAAAAAAGAAATCTTCTAAAAAATTTACAAATGAAGAACTTCCTCCTATTGTAGATTTACGCAAGTTTATGACATCAGTTGAAGAGCAAGTGGGCAATAGTTGTGTTGCCAATGCTTTTGCAGGAGCTTATGAGTATCTAGCAAAAAGGCATTTAGGTGATTCTGGTGATGTAAGTAGGCTTTTTATTTACTACAATGCAAGAGCAGCGGAAGAAATGCAAGATGAAGACTGTGGTTCAATTATGAGCCATGCCATTGAAGGTCTCAAAGAGTATGGAGCTTGTGCTGAAGATGTGTGGCCTAATAATGAGGATATGATTATAGAATCTCCACCTGATGAAGCTTACGAACATGCAGCTCGTTTTACTATCGAAGAAGCAGAATACATTGAAACAGATTTAGACCTTTGGAGACATACGCTTGCAGAAGGCTATCCCATTGCATTTGCTCTAAACACCTTTGAATCTTTTGATGAGGCTAACCAAAATAAAGGCAAAGTACCTATGCCTAAAAAAACAGATAATGTACGTGAAACACATGGCTGGCATGCCATGCTTTGCGTAGGCTACTCTGATAAGGACAAAATGTTTATTGTTCGGAATTCTTGGGGTGAACAGTGGGGAGATAGAGGATATTGTTATATTCCTTATGCTTATATGATTCATCAAGAATACAATGGACATGATTCTTGGATTATCAAATCTGTGAGTGATTTAGAATTTAGCAGTGATATTTGGGTTGAAGATGAAGGCTCTTATTTAGCAGAAGAAGGGGCTTTTGTACTCTACGACTTTTACATTACATGCGAAGACCCCGAAGATTTTGCAGCACAACTGGAAAATCTCTGTTTGGAATATGTAGAATCAGAAGAAGATTTTTATTTCGATTATGAGTACGACGAAACTTCTTTAGAGATTTCTAATTTTGAAATCAACACTGAAGCATTAGATGATTTTATTGCAGATTTAGAACAATTGTGTGAAGAATATGCTATTGATGGTGAATATAATTTCACTTATGATGGAGCAGAAGAAGAATAA